Proteins encoded in a region of the Syntrophorhabdaceae bacterium genome:
- a CDS encoding MFS transporter — MNEQYKWIIVLLLWLGHVAFHLSYTGIGALAPFIKSNFSLTSTQVGFLASTVSIGSILTQIPTGFLSDVIGLKTIFFVGVFSIGLSVLAASLSNSYFILIITLLCLGLGGGFTQSPSSKAVMYWFPLKGRATAMGVKQTGVNAGGMLACFLLPPIATYYSWRCAYVVSGLLCLIIAGFIFFLYREHPSFHPVKIADSKSIFRNTFKIFSSKDMILITLIGIFFMVSQHSFITHAILYFTKKLNYTVGFAGVIAALSLGSGAMARIGWGIFSDYLMKGRRKSILIFLSIMGIASTGAIGLLDPSYPIWLVLLSIILFGFSCIGWNAVWLTTIGELSGKELVGMATGICVTASYTGMMLGPLVFGYIVDSTGSYTSAWMFLVMCSGIVLLMSILLGKQDVEGNPLNP; from the coding sequence ATGAACGAGCAATACAAATGGATTATTGTTCTCTTGCTCTGGCTTGGGCATGTTGCGTTTCATTTAAGTTATACCGGCATAGGGGCCTTAGCCCCATTTATTAAGTCTAATTTCAGCCTGACATCTACCCAGGTAGGGTTTCTGGCCAGTACGGTTTCTATTGGTTCAATCCTGACTCAGATTCCCACGGGTTTCCTTTCTGATGTGATAGGTTTGAAAACTATCTTTTTCGTGGGCGTGTTCTCAATCGGTCTTTCGGTTTTAGCGGCTTCTTTGTCAAATAGTTATTTTATCTTGATTATCACCCTTTTGTGTCTGGGTCTTGGTGGTGGTTTTACCCAATCACCTTCGAGTAAAGCAGTTATGTACTGGTTCCCCCTGAAAGGAAGGGCAACAGCTATGGGCGTAAAGCAAACCGGAGTGAACGCGGGAGGGATGCTGGCGTGTTTTCTCCTGCCACCGATTGCAACATATTACTCTTGGCGCTGTGCATATGTTGTATCGGGCCTTTTATGTCTGATCATCGCCGGATTCATATTCTTCTTATACAGAGAACATCCATCTTTTCATCCCGTAAAAATAGCGGATTCAAAATCTATTTTCAGAAATACCTTCAAGATATTCTCTTCTAAAGACATGATTCTCATTACGCTTATAGGAATCTTCTTCATGGTAAGCCAGCATTCCTTTATCACCCATGCAATCCTATACTTTACAAAGAAACTGAACTATACTGTTGGTTTCGCAGGAGTTATCGCTGCCCTGAGTCTTGGTTCGGGGGCAATGGCGCGAATTGGATGGGGAATATTCAGTGACTACCTGATGAAAGGGAGAAGAAAATCAATACTCATCTTCCTGAGTATCATGGGCATCGCGTCAACTGGAGCGATAGGTCTCCTTGACCCCTCATATCCAATCTGGCTTGTACTGCTCTCAATCATCTTGTTTGGCTTCTCTTGCATAGGATGGAATGCGGTATGGCTAACAACCATCGGGGAGCTTTCCGGAAAAGAACTGGTGGGAATGGCAACGGGTATATGTGTAACCGCTTCGTATACGGGTATGATGCTGGGCCCCTTGGTCTTTGGTTATATCGTTGATTCGACAGGGTCCTATACATCTGCATGGATGTTCCTGGTTATGTGCTCGGGGATTGTCCTTCTTATGAGTATATTGCTTGGTAAACAGGATGTGGAAGGAAACCCGCTGAATCCATAA
- a CDS encoding acetate--CoA ligase family protein, protein MAKQIEYPNLEPLFRPKSIAVIGATEDPRRVAGLPLKFAIEHNYKGKLFPVNNNRESVLGLKCYPSILDIPEEVDAAMIVVPAAVVPDVIEQCAQKGVKAAVIGVSGFAELDEEGKKRHDRIIETTKKSGMRICGPNTNGLLNVHEGISLGYSYAQEVVIPGRLGYVTQSGALLSATVPRFAKKGIGMSYFVGAGNQADLEVFDYVRYLIDDPNTDVIAVYVEGFKNPQKFIDVAGLAIEKRKPIVMLKVGRSELAVSAAKSHTGSLAGSDPIVDAICKQKGVARVDDFDELIAVSSVFLKCKLPKGNRVGIISSSGGAIGLVADRAMGSRISFTDVSAKTKQQALAVLPWYGEFKSPFDIAAAGSKATQDVELARKAVDFILFDENVDILLAIITPMERRGTQNYIQAIVDASKSSSKPVILFAPMGGLREEEEKIFYEGNVPMLTDSAECVIALDAMLEFAEAVRRQKDAEELPDINSHVDKEKIKKELFDKKNKTLSEHESKQLLSYYGIPVVEEAIAVSPDEAIKIAEKIGYPVVLKIDSPDIAHKTEADAVRLGITNRDELVHAFHEVENNARKYAPHASIKGVSIQKMIKDAREVIVGLSYDPQFGSVVMFGLGGVFVEVLKDVSLRVVPLTRADAEEMVKEIKGHRLLESFRSKSAADIEGIIDVLLKLSLLAADLGDVISEIDINPLMVMDKGEGVISADALVVLK, encoded by the coding sequence ATGGCAAAACAAATTGAATATCCTAATTTGGAACCGCTTTTCAGGCCAAAATCAATAGCCGTAATAGGAGCTACCGAGGATCCCCGTAGAGTTGCAGGTTTGCCGCTGAAATTTGCCATTGAGCACAATTACAAAGGGAAGCTTTTCCCTGTAAATAATAACCGTGAATCTGTCCTTGGGCTCAAGTGTTACCCTAGTATCCTCGATATTCCTGAGGAGGTCGATGCTGCTATGATAGTGGTACCGGCTGCTGTAGTCCCTGATGTGATCGAACAGTGCGCACAAAAAGGTGTTAAAGCGGCTGTAATCGGTGTTTCAGGATTCGCAGAACTTGACGAAGAGGGCAAAAAGAGACACGATCGGATAATAGAGACGACAAAGAAGAGCGGGATGAGGATTTGTGGACCCAATACAAACGGATTGCTGAATGTGCACGAAGGAATCTCCCTGGGTTACTCCTACGCCCAAGAAGTTGTTATCCCGGGGAGATTAGGCTACGTCACGCAGTCGGGCGCTTTGCTCAGCGCTACTGTCCCGCGTTTTGCTAAAAAAGGGATTGGCATGAGCTATTTTGTTGGGGCAGGAAACCAGGCAGACCTAGAAGTTTTCGATTACGTACGATATTTAATCGATGATCCCAATACGGATGTCATCGCTGTCTATGTTGAAGGTTTCAAGAACCCGCAAAAATTCATTGATGTTGCCGGCCTTGCCATAGAGAAGAGAAAACCAATAGTGATGTTAAAAGTGGGGCGCTCTGAACTGGCAGTGAGTGCCGCAAAAAGCCACACGGGGTCATTGGCAGGTTCAGACCCGATCGTTGACGCAATTTGCAAACAAAAAGGTGTTGCCAGAGTGGATGATTTTGATGAATTGATTGCAGTGTCATCGGTTTTTCTCAAATGCAAACTACCGAAAGGCAATAGGGTTGGGATAATATCGAGTTCGGGCGGGGCAATTGGTCTGGTGGCTGATCGTGCCATGGGATCAAGGATCAGCTTCACTGATGTATCTGCAAAAACAAAACAACAGGCATTAGCTGTTTTACCGTGGTATGGAGAGTTTAAAAGTCCCTTTGACATTGCAGCGGCAGGATCGAAAGCAACGCAGGATGTAGAGCTTGCCAGAAAAGCAGTGGATTTTATTCTGTTCGATGAAAATGTTGATATATTACTTGCCATAATAACGCCAATGGAAAGACGGGGAACTCAAAATTACATACAGGCAATAGTTGATGCATCAAAATCGAGCAGCAAACCGGTAATCCTTTTCGCCCCTATGGGAGGCTTACGCGAGGAGGAGGAAAAAATCTTCTATGAAGGCAATGTGCCTATGTTGACCGACAGCGCCGAATGCGTGATAGCATTAGATGCTATGCTTGAATTTGCAGAGGCAGTTAGACGACAAAAAGACGCTGAGGAATTGCCTGATATTAATAGCCATGTTGACAAAGAAAAGATAAAAAAGGAACTTTTCGACAAAAAGAACAAAACCCTCTCCGAACATGAGAGTAAACAGCTGCTGTCATACTACGGTATACCAGTCGTCGAAGAAGCAATAGCGGTCTCCCCTGATGAAGCCATTAAAATAGCGGAAAAAATAGGATACCCGGTTGTTTTAAAGATAGATTCCCCGGATATTGCACATAAAACCGAAGCAGATGCTGTTCGTCTTGGCATTACAAACAGGGATGAACTGGTACATGCATTTCATGAAGTGGAGAATAATGCAAGAAAATACGCTCCACATGCATCGATAAAAGGTGTGTCGATCCAGAAAATGATCAAGGATGCGAGGGAGGTTATTGTCGGGTTGTCCTATGACCCTCAATTCGGTTCTGTTGTTATGTTTGGTCTTGGAGGGGTGTTTGTTGAGGTTCTCAAGGACGTTTCACTACGAGTTGTACCATTGACAAGGGCTGATGCAGAAGAAATGGTCAAAGAGATTAAGGGGCACAGATTGCTTGAATCTTTTAGGAGCAAATCCGCAGCAGATATTGAGGGTATTATTGATGTGCTGTTAAAACTTTCCCTGTTGGCTGCAGATTTAGGCGATGTTATTTCCGAAATAGATATTAATCCGCTGATGGTAATGGATAAGGGAGAAGGTGTTATTTCTGCTGATGCCCTGGTTGTTTTGAAATAA
- a CDS encoding TAXI family TRAP transporter solute-binding subunit, with the protein MLRKTKILLIIVCVMAAVTLSLYADAAEKITRLLIGSTSTTSSFYSYNVGAAKAINRLAPGINATVVATQASVDNIERIRKGQLDMGLTGDNAVYEAYNGLKRWQGKPNPEFRWIWGYIMQPVTIIVRKDSGIKSIYDLNGKLFHAGNTGSSTEQMVTGAFEVLGIKPQYYKGAWSDSGMAIMDNRIVGLAKNASSVDTPDALILEIQTKIPITVLAFSEDNMKKIKAKYPYYLDLHLQPNIYKGQTSEVYCIGQATGTITTKDVMSNEVAYKVIKAIVEGIEDQAAAFPAVKGKNLCEMTLQTAPIPLHAGSVKYLKEKGYKVPAKLIPPEYKD; encoded by the coding sequence ATGTTACGTAAAACAAAGATTTTGTTAATCATTGTCTGTGTAATGGCTGCAGTAACGCTATCGCTCTATGCAGATGCAGCAGAAAAGATTACCCGGTTGCTCATCGGATCAACTTCAACGACTTCCAGTTTTTATTCATACAATGTAGGAGCTGCAAAGGCAATCAATAGGCTTGCCCCTGGAATCAATGCCACCGTTGTCGCTACACAAGCGTCCGTCGATAACATCGAAAGAATTCGCAAGGGGCAGCTCGACATGGGACTTACCGGTGACAACGCGGTGTATGAGGCATATAATGGTTTAAAAAGATGGCAAGGGAAGCCTAACCCTGAATTCCGCTGGATATGGGGATATATAATGCAACCCGTTACCATCATAGTCCGCAAGGACAGTGGCATTAAATCAATATATGACCTTAACGGAAAATTATTTCATGCAGGTAATACAGGGTCTTCCACTGAACAGATGGTAACAGGTGCTTTTGAAGTTCTTGGGATTAAACCGCAATATTACAAAGGCGCGTGGAGTGATTCAGGCATGGCAATCATGGATAACCGCATTGTCGGACTTGCCAAAAATGCTTCCTCTGTGGATACTCCTGATGCATTGATCCTGGAAATACAGACAAAGATACCCATAACGGTCCTTGCCTTTTCAGAAGATAATATGAAAAAGATAAAAGCAAAGTATCCCTACTATCTTGATTTGCACCTTCAACCAAATATCTACAAAGGTCAGACCTCAGAGGTGTATTGTATCGGACAAGCAACGGGGACTATCACAACGAAAGATGTGATGTCTAATGAAGTTGCGTATAAAGTGATTAAGGCAATAGTGGAAGGCATCGAGGACCAAGCGGCGGCTTTTCCAGCCGTAAAGGGGAAAAACCTTTGTGAGATGACCCTACAAACGGCCCCTATTCCGCTTCATGCAGGAAGCGTAAAATATCTCAAGGAGAAAGGGTACAAGGTTCCGGCTAAATTAATTCCACCGGAATACAAAGATTAA
- a CDS encoding FAD-binding protein, translated as AMANGVIAGPTGSYGEKEYIADTIDIGRGINRGPMVEITAAEARNAISFLRSIGLHLVEGVSTYSIKSPDPEVIPGVTLVKRIREAVEALDNVQSVTGFYVTEIVKDKAHASGIRGFDKTGKETRISADAVILATGGAGAIYLKNDNQKDIMGQGYLLAAQAGLALWDMEFVQYYPLVFSDPHLPSTIVFPPYNSETELTNGAGENVVGKYNLGNINDAVLKKRDEFSAVLFRELQSGPVWMDFRKVPPHLWKEHPLSLLAKMKHDFSAKPVAVSPAAHFFMGGVRTDEKGETDLPGLFACGEVVSGLHGANRRGGNALMECVVFGTIAGRNAAKYAVGNDVPPMKESDTARSDIPAGRGDLRALRKEIREIAWSHAGVVRSEAGLKEGLEKIAVMRGRLGEILPQTTRERRLKLDLDSAAFTVQAILAASLGRKESRGSFLRSDFPGEDNANWKKNSCLKYDTENNSFTLSFRDVG; from the coding sequence GCCATGGCGAACGGTGTCATTGCGGGCCCTACCGGTTCATACGGCGAGAAGGAATATATTGCCGACACAATTGATATAGGGAGAGGGATTAACAGGGGGCCTATGGTAGAGATTACCGCGGCAGAAGCACGAAACGCCATTTCCTTTCTCCGCTCCATCGGACTTCATCTTGTGGAAGGGGTAAGTACGTATTCCATAAAATCGCCCGATCCGGAGGTCATCCCCGGTGTGACCCTTGTTAAAAGGATTCGGGAGGCTGTGGAAGCCCTTGACAACGTTCAGAGCGTAACAGGGTTTTATGTGACGGAGATCGTAAAGGACAAAGCCCATGCAAGCGGCATAAGAGGTTTTGATAAAACAGGGAAAGAGACAAGGATCTCCGCTGACGCAGTAATCCTTGCTACAGGCGGCGCAGGGGCAATCTATCTGAAAAATGACAACCAGAAGGATATCATGGGGCAGGGATACCTGCTTGCCGCACAGGCAGGGCTTGCCCTGTGGGACATGGAGTTTGTCCAGTATTATCCGCTTGTCTTTTCCGACCCTCACCTGCCTTCCACGATCGTCTTTCCGCCATACAACAGTGAAACAGAGCTGACTAACGGTGCGGGAGAGAACGTCGTCGGGAAATATAACCTCGGAAATATAAATGATGCTGTCTTGAAAAAAAGGGATGAATTTTCCGCTGTCCTTTTCCGTGAACTGCAGTCGGGACCCGTCTGGATGGACTTCAGAAAAGTTCCGCCTCATCTGTGGAAGGAGCATCCCTTAAGCCTTCTCGCTAAGATGAAGCATGATTTCTCAGCGAAGCCTGTCGCTGTTTCTCCGGCTGCCCACTTTTTCATGGGAGGCGTGAGGACAGACGAAAAAGGGGAAACGGATCTGCCGGGCCTTTTTGCCTGCGGTGAAGTTGTATCCGGACTTCATGGCGCCAACAGGCGCGGAGGCAATGCGTTAATGGAATGTGTGGTCTTCGGGACTATCGCCGGCAGGAACGCGGCAAAATATGCTGTGGGGAATGACGTGCCTCCCATGAAGGAGTCGGACACTGCGCGGAGCGATATACCCGCCGGCAGAGGTGATCTGCGTGCCCTCCGTAAGGAGATAAGGGAGATCGCCTGGAGCCATGCCGGCGTCGTGAGGTCTGAAGCCGGTCTGAAAGAGGGACTTGAAAAGATTGCCGTGATGCGGGGAAGGCTGGGGGAAATATTGCCGCAGACCACCCGGGAAAGAAGGCTGAAGCTCGACCTGGATAGTGCCGCCTTTACCGTGCAGGCGATCCTGGCGGCAAGCCTCGGAAGGAAAGAGAGCAGGGGCAGCTTTCTGCGGAGCGATTTTCCCGGTGAGGACAATGCGAACTGGAAGAAAAACTCCTGCCTGAAATATGATACAGAGAACAATTCATTCACGTTGAGTTTCAGGGACGTCGGATAA
- a CDS encoding UbiD family decarboxylase, protein MGEKKHLADMRSTIEYLQKEGELLVAKEPTDPILEMAGIQVALEEGPAIFYEKVKGYPHMRAVGNIFARRDRIAKLFGVDDWKQFKWKCLEALRKPLPPKLVDKAPCQDVVMTGKDIDILSFLPVLKHTARDGARVMGSGNVLICDQWARGGKEFSYKRMHFRGKDWGSITSSPATHTEAIVFMDHRGKDIPMTINICNPPAAMMIAAAGGVHSVVPLGTDELAIAGAMQGFPVDIVKAKTVDAYAVANAEIVIEGYWTKETIWETEEAEKDGRQDVVPFFPEWTGYLGKTWKSRKFQITAITHRKDPIFYNQLAASYDGEFNAFDLREAMFYELADRLVPGMVIDTHCPFALRFWGGVIYQVKKRRPRDEGYQRNILINTLGACPGIRLVIAVDEDVDIYSMDDVMWAIMSRAEPAVDFLRGATGSRGVAAQPGEEATRLDIGGFGGGLGIDATVHFMEKWRYERAHYPSDMVDLKKWFSDKEIKASLAQQGDYARSMARFGWG, encoded by the coding sequence ATGGGTGAAAAGAAACATTTAGCGGACATGCGGTCAACAATTGAGTACCTGCAAAAAGAAGGGGAGCTGCTGGTGGCCAAGGAGCCTACCGATCCGATACTGGAAATGGCCGGTATCCAGGTAGCGTTAGAAGAGGGGCCAGCAATTTTTTACGAGAAAGTTAAAGGTTACCCTCATATGCGGGCCGTAGGGAATATTTTTGCAAGAAGAGACCGGATTGCAAAGCTTTTTGGTGTGGATGACTGGAAACAGTTCAAATGGAAATGCCTCGAAGCCCTGAGGAAACCATTACCCCCGAAACTGGTGGACAAAGCACCGTGCCAGGATGTGGTTATGACCGGTAAAGACATCGATATACTCAGCTTCCTGCCTGTTTTGAAGCACACAGCAAGAGATGGCGCCAGGGTAATGGGTAGCGGCAATGTTCTGATATGTGACCAATGGGCACGTGGAGGCAAAGAATTCTCATATAAAAGGATGCATTTCAGAGGCAAGGATTGGGGTTCGATCACATCCAGTCCAGCAACACACACAGAAGCAATCGTGTTCATGGATCACCGTGGAAAAGATATACCGATGACCATCAATATCTGCAATCCTCCGGCAGCCATGATGATAGCCGCAGCCGGTGGTGTTCACAGTGTAGTTCCACTTGGAACGGATGAACTTGCAATTGCAGGGGCGATGCAGGGCTTCCCGGTGGATATCGTCAAAGCCAAAACAGTTGATGCCTATGCTGTCGCCAACGCAGAGATCGTCATTGAGGGTTACTGGACAAAAGAGACAATCTGGGAAACAGAGGAAGCGGAAAAAGACGGCAGGCAGGACGTTGTGCCATTCTTCCCGGAGTGGACCGGATATCTCGGCAAAACATGGAAGAGCCGGAAGTTCCAGATTACTGCCATCACTCATCGGAAAGACCCCATATTCTACAACCAGCTTGCGGCTTCTTATGACGGCGAATTCAATGCCTTTGATCTGAGGGAAGCAATGTTCTATGAGTTGGCCGACAGGCTTGTTCCCGGTATGGTTATTGACACGCACTGCCCCTTTGCACTGAGATTCTGGGGTGGTGTAATATACCAGGTCAAGAAGAGGAGACCGAGGGATGAGGGTTACCAGCGCAATATCCTTATTAATACCCTTGGTGCCTGTCCCGGTATACGTCTTGTTATTGCCGTTGATGAAGATGTTGATATTTACTCCATGGATGATGTCATGTGGGCAATTATGAGCCGTGCGGAGCCTGCTGTTGATTTCCTGAGAGGTGCAACCGGTTCAAGAGGTGTTGCAGCCCAACCGGGTGAAGAGGCAACGCGACTTGATATTGGAGGTTTTGGAGGAGGTTTGGGCATAGACGCCACAGTCCATTTCATGGAAAAATGGCGTTACGAAAGGGCACATTATCCTTCCGATATGGTAGATCTAAAAAAGTGGTTTTCAGACAAAGAGATAAAGGCATCCTTGGCACAGCAAGGTGACTATGCGAGGTCTATGGCAAGATTTGGTTGGGGTTAA
- a CDS encoding DUF3795 domain-containing protein, translating into MSTAACGINCDVCKLKTSCGGCVSGVDPKAQERSLELKEMLGALCPALDCAIKRGQDYCLRCDDFPSCKRLYKWEIPYSRVLLDLLKDFKEKSGL; encoded by the coding sequence ATGAGCACCGCGGCCTGTGGAATAAATTGTGATGTATGTAAGCTCAAAACATCTTGTGGAGGATGCGTCTCAGGTGTTGATCCAAAGGCTCAGGAAAGATCATTAGAACTTAAAGAAATGCTTGGCGCTCTTTGTCCTGCACTTGACTGTGCCATAAAGAGGGGCCAGGATTACTGTCTGAGATGTGACGACTTTCCTTCATGCAAAAGACTCTATAAATGGGAAATCCCTTACAGCAGGGTTCTTCTTGATCTTCTCAAAGATTTCAAGGAAAAAAGTGGACTATAG
- a CDS encoding MarC family protein: protein MGLELTLFIGTFTTLLAVTNPLEALPVYLKLLNGQDQQAHRRVALRSCLYAVVMMLFFLVFGRLVLKIFGVPLSMVRIVGGIILMRIGFSLFLPSSGGAGSDEGGVNSKQGGDIAFVPLAMPLMFGPGGLATVIGMSTMVKLSGSGVASLLAIFAAIVATMFVTYLFLVYAKKILGRIGPLGIDAATRIVGFFVSTMGMGLIFHGLVEAIGQYGILAK, encoded by the coding sequence ATGGGTCTGGAACTGACACTGTTTATCGGGACCTTCACGACACTCCTGGCAGTCACCAATCCTCTGGAGGCTCTGCCCGTCTATCTCAAACTATTGAATGGTCAAGACCAGCAGGCACACCGTCGTGTTGCCCTCCGGTCCTGTCTCTATGCGGTCGTCATGATGCTTTTCTTTTTAGTCTTCGGCAGGCTTGTGTTGAAGATATTCGGGGTGCCGCTCAGCATGGTCCGCATCGTCGGGGGCATCATACTCATGCGCATCGGATTCAGTCTTTTCCTTCCATCATCGGGCGGAGCAGGATCTGATGAGGGCGGTGTCAACTCAAAACAGGGTGGAGATATAGCCTTCGTTCCTCTTGCCATGCCCCTCATGTTTGGCCCCGGTGGTCTGGCCACGGTCATCGGCATGTCAACAATGGTCAAACTGTCAGGGTCCGGTGTTGCCTCTTTGCTTGCCATCTTTGCAGCAATTGTGGCGACAATGTTCGTTACATACCTGTTCCTGGTCTACGCAAAGAAGATTCTCGGCCGGATTGGTCCGCTGGGGATAGATGCTGCGACGCGTATCGTAGGGTTTTTTGTCTCCACTATGGGTATGGGGCTCATATTCCACGGACTTGTTGAGGCCATCGGGCAGTACGGTATCCTGGCGAAGTGA
- a CDS encoding TRAP transporter fused permease subunit, translating to MEKSNQIDYLKDQSVEHERVPRRLTGIPAKIVTFTAIAFSFFHLYTSGFGLLPNIQQRAFHLGFVVVLAVLLFPTRKGKIDQPVRIIDWAIMSLGVILTLYTVLSYDRISMGVDSVITWDLICGALYILIILEVSRRSLGLVFPIMTCLFLLYAYFGSYVPGQWGHRGFGVAHLLEELYMTTTGIWGVVVHISATIIAIFVVFGAFLMSTGAGDTVVNLALRTTGRMQGGPAKVAIVASGLFGMVNGNGPANVAATGVFTIPLMKRLGYRKEFAGAVEATASSGGQLMPPIMGASAFIMSELVGIPYIKIAIIGIIPALLYFLGVWMGVHFETKRTGDIKTFDENLPSYRQILAFSKSLPLFIPIIILVYLLIEGYTPSIAAFWSTIATTTLYAAFHIRSAADIKKVWSICVEAMGAAGKGIVAIGAVSAAAQIVVAIIDITGFGVKLSEMVMRLGQHTLLSALFFTMIVTIILGMGLPTVAAYVIAAAVTAPILVGLGIPPLSAHMFVFYYTVYSALTPPVCTSVYVGAGIAGANWLKTASIAMRLGIGGLVVPFAFIYGPGLLLGGKLHEIVLNVATATIGIICLAAAGIGYFYSKMNVIQRIILFCAGLSLVDPNIYTDVAGSLVALGIYLYQRFRARKSERFGYQSP from the coding sequence ATGGAAAAATCTAACCAGATTGATTACCTCAAAGACCAAAGTGTGGAGCATGAAAGGGTTCCAAGGAGACTGACCGGAATACCAGCGAAAATTGTTACATTCACTGCAATTGCCTTTTCATTCTTTCACCTGTATACCAGTGGTTTTGGTTTATTGCCGAACATACAGCAGAGGGCTTTTCATCTTGGGTTTGTTGTTGTTCTGGCTGTCCTTCTTTTCCCTACACGTAAAGGGAAAATAGATCAACCGGTTCGAATAATAGACTGGGCAATAATGTCTTTGGGGGTAATTTTAACACTCTACACAGTCCTGAGTTATGACAGGATAAGTATGGGTGTTGACTCGGTAATAACGTGGGACCTGATATGTGGTGCACTGTACATACTGATTATTCTGGAGGTTTCAAGAAGGTCCTTGGGATTGGTTTTTCCGATCATGACGTGTCTTTTTTTGTTATATGCTTATTTCGGGTCGTATGTCCCAGGTCAATGGGGACATAGAGGGTTCGGCGTTGCGCACCTGCTTGAGGAATTATACATGACAACAACGGGCATCTGGGGTGTTGTTGTCCATATCTCTGCTACAATAATCGCAATTTTTGTTGTCTTCGGGGCCTTTCTTATGTCAACGGGTGCAGGAGATACGGTAGTTAATCTTGCTCTCAGAACAACAGGAAGAATGCAGGGGGGACCCGCAAAGGTTGCGATAGTTGCGAGCGGTCTGTTTGGGATGGTCAATGGTAACGGGCCTGCAAATGTTGCAGCTACAGGTGTTTTTACTATACCGCTGATGAAACGGCTCGGATATAGAAAAGAATTTGCCGGTGCTGTCGAGGCCACCGCATCCTCTGGTGGACAGCTCATGCCGCCTATTATGGGTGCGAGCGCCTTTATCATGTCAGAGTTGGTTGGGATACCATATATCAAGATTGCCATAATCGGCATTATCCCGGCACTGTTATATTTTCTGGGTGTCTGGATGGGTGTTCATTTTGAGACCAAAAGAACCGGCGACATTAAAACATTTGATGAGAATCTGCCAAGTTATCGGCAGATACTGGCTTTCTCAAAAAGCCTGCCGCTTTTCATACCCATCATTATCCTTGTTTATCTCCTGATAGAAGGATATACGCCCTCGATAGCAGCATTCTGGTCAACAATCGCAACCACAACCCTCTATGCAGCTTTTCACATTCGTTCCGCAGCAGACATCAAAAAGGTATGGAGCATATGTGTTGAGGCCATGGGAGCTGCCGGAAAGGGCATTGTGGCTATTGGTGCTGTTTCTGCCGCTGCACAGATTGTCGTTGCCATTATTGATATAACCGGGTTTGGCGTAAAGCTATCTGAAATGGTAATGCGACTGGGACAACATACACTTTTGAGCGCTCTATTTTTTACTATGATTGTTACAATAATACTTGGTATGGGTTTGCCTACAGTAGCTGCGTATGTCATAGCCGCTGCGGTAACAGCTCCAATCCTCGTTGGTCTTGGTATCCCACCTTTATCCGCTCATATGTTTGTATTTTATTATACAGTTTACTCGGCGCTTACTCCGCCGGTCTGTACTTCTGTATACGTTGGGGCAGGTATTGCTGGGGCTAACTGGCTTAAAACAGCTTCTATCGCCATGCGTCTTGGTATAGGAGGCTTGGTTGTCCCTTTTGCCTTTATTTATGGCCCGGGTCTTCTCTTGGGCGGGAAATTGCATGAGATTGTTCTTAATGTTGCTACCGCAACAATCGGGATCATCTGCCTGGCGGCCGCCGGAATCGGATATTTTTATTCAAAAATGAATGTAATACAAAGGATAATACTATTTTGTGCGGGGCTGTCTCTTGTCGACCCAAATATCTATACCGATGTTGCCGGATCTCTCGTAGCCTTAGGTATATACCTCTATCAGAGATTCAGAGCAAGAAAGAGCGAACGATTCGGCTACCAGAGTCCCTGA